In the genome of Cupriavidus malaysiensis, one region contains:
- a CDS encoding AMP-binding protein: MEQNAWNRYYPAGALASYREEAGSPVTLFTRSASRYPERNCLSFGGLTLSYAQTLDLVQRAAAGLQAHGLRKADRIALLLPNHPGFVIGYYAALQIGAVAVAINPLYPTRMIATQLHNSGARVLVVADLPGLLETASACLEQGVVESVIVVRMDASDLRSGADSPAPALAPRMVSLASILANAGHPQAVAIDPLEDLAALQATGGTTGTPKFAMLTHNNFWINTQQARLMMSGLREGKEVFLVPLPLFHITGTTLLMHLGLAVAAELVLMPKFDIGAAITLCIERGVTNLAAVPTIYTAFLDHPDADKVNWRGMTQVMAGGGPLPPETGVRFLERFGVRIRQGYGLSECSPGLTMMPDCADGPVNSIGIPIPGTQIQIRDPADPARVLPAGEAGEICATGPQVMKGYWNLPEETQAVMTADGFLRTGDIGKMDANGFIEIVDRLKDVIIASGYKLFPTAIEAAVCEHPAVSEVAVIGVPDPYRGETAKAFYSLRPGAALDADELRIFLSGRLSPMEMPKLFEMREALPKTAAGKISRLALREEEREKAR; the protein is encoded by the coding sequence ATGGAACAGAATGCCTGGAACAGGTACTATCCAGCCGGCGCCTTGGCGTCCTATCGGGAGGAAGCAGGATCGCCGGTGACATTGTTCACCCGTTCGGCGAGCCGGTATCCGGAGCGGAACTGCCTGAGCTTCGGCGGTCTCACCCTAAGCTATGCGCAAACGCTGGATCTCGTGCAGCGCGCGGCGGCAGGGCTGCAAGCGCATGGCCTGCGCAAGGCCGACCGGATCGCCCTGCTGCTGCCTAATCATCCAGGTTTTGTGATCGGATACTACGCCGCGCTTCAGATAGGGGCGGTAGCGGTAGCGATCAATCCGCTTTATCCCACGCGCATGATCGCTACGCAGCTGCACAATAGCGGCGCGCGCGTCCTGGTCGTGGCGGATCTTCCCGGCTTGCTCGAGACGGCCTCGGCGTGCCTGGAGCAGGGCGTGGTCGAATCGGTGATCGTTGTCCGCATGGATGCTTCGGATCTGCGGTCCGGTGCCGACTCGCCAGCGCCCGCCTTGGCGCCGCGCATGGTCTCGCTGGCTTCGATCCTGGCGAACGCAGGCCATCCGCAAGCCGTTGCGATCGATCCGCTGGAAGACCTTGCCGCCTTGCAGGCAACCGGAGGCACCACCGGAACGCCGAAGTTCGCGATGCTGACGCACAACAACTTCTGGATCAATACCCAGCAGGCCAGGCTGATGATGAGCGGGCTGAGAGAGGGCAAGGAGGTCTTCCTTGTCCCGCTGCCGCTTTTTCATATCACCGGCACGACCTTGCTGATGCATCTCGGCCTCGCGGTTGCCGCCGAGCTGGTGCTGATGCCGAAGTTCGATATCGGCGCGGCCATCACGCTATGCATCGAGCGCGGTGTGACCAATCTCGCGGCCGTCCCGACTATCTATACGGCTTTCCTGGATCACCCCGACGCGGACAAGGTCAACTGGCGCGGGATGACCCAGGTGATGGCGGGCGGTGGTCCACTTCCGCCCGAAACAGGCGTGCGCTTCCTGGAGCGCTTCGGTGTGCGTATCCGCCAAGGTTACGGCCTGAGCGAATGCAGTCCAGGCCTGACGATGATGCCTGACTGCGCAGATGGCCCGGTGAACTCCATCGGGATTCCGATTCCGGGCACGCAGATCCAGATCCGCGATCCTGCCGATCCTGCGCGAGTGCTGCCAGCGGGGGAGGCAGGTGAGATCTGCGCCACAGGGCCGCAGGTCATGAAGGGCTACTGGAATCTTCCGGAGGAGACGCAGGCAGTGATGACAGCGGACGGATTCCTGCGCACGGGCGACATCGGCAAGATGGATGCCAATGGATTCATCGAGATTGTCGACCGGTTGAAAGACGTCATTATCGCTAGCGGCTACAAGCTGTTTCCTACCGCGATCGAAGCCGCGGTCTGCGAGCATCCGGCGGTGAGCGAGGTGGCCGTGATCGGCGTTCCCGATCCCTATCGCGGCGAAACCGCAAAGGCGTTCTATAGCTTGCGTCCCGGGGCGGCGCTGGATGCCGACGAATTACGTATCTTCCTGTCCGGCCGCCTGTCGCCGATGGAAATGCCGAAGCTCTTCGAGATGCGGGAGGCCTTGCCGAAGACCGCCGCAGGGAAGATCTCCCGTCTTGCCCTGCGCGAGGAGGAGCGGGAGAAGGCCAGGTAA
- a CDS encoding porin: MRILARICASAALCTPALAHAQNVLLGGQIKLGLDATSVSGAANPGGTASRVFRESNQTSFFFLDGKEDLGNGARALYHLEWDFSADTGAQGAGRAFYVGVDSATFGRLQLGRQSVYFSHHWFITDTHGAFDAAPSAANSLNVIGSINGANFAGNYLNNTVRYETPDFGGFAVMASYSFDAEQPGAGRNRTWYLSPSYTKGPLNIGFYHMQRNSQGILPLQTVGSLDQMADKLAFGYTYNGLRLGAVVDRNRVDDKVTGSRQDRIAFAVPLSYATGPHLFSLTYGQALPVHQNGSTLAETGARMLSVSYQYTLSKRTWLDVTAVELRNQSNGRYNFWLGGLNGSSPLPLQDAGARVRMYYAGIKHQF; the protein is encoded by the coding sequence ATGAGAATCCTTGCACGAATCTGCGCGTCGGCCGCGCTGTGCACCCCTGCCCTCGCCCACGCCCAGAATGTCCTGCTAGGCGGTCAGATCAAATTGGGGCTGGATGCCACGTCGGTAAGCGGAGCGGCAAATCCCGGCGGCACGGCGTCGCGCGTATTCCGGGAAAGCAACCAGACCAGCTTCTTCTTTCTCGACGGAAAGGAAGATCTCGGCAACGGCGCGAGAGCGCTCTACCATCTCGAATGGGACTTCTCCGCCGACACCGGCGCGCAGGGCGCGGGCCGGGCCTTCTATGTCGGCGTGGATAGCGCAACGTTCGGACGTCTGCAGTTAGGCCGGCAGTCGGTGTACTTCAGCCATCACTGGTTCATTACCGACACCCACGGCGCATTCGACGCGGCGCCCAGCGCCGCCAACTCATTGAATGTGATCGGCTCCATCAATGGCGCCAACTTCGCGGGCAACTACCTCAACAACACCGTACGCTACGAAACGCCGGATTTCGGCGGCTTCGCGGTGATGGCATCGTACTCGTTCGATGCCGAGCAGCCCGGCGCGGGCCGCAATCGTACCTGGTACCTCAGCCCCAGCTACACCAAAGGCCCCTTGAATATCGGCTTCTACCATATGCAGCGAAACAGCCAGGGCATCCTGCCCTTGCAAACCGTGGGATCGCTCGACCAGATGGCCGACAAGCTCGCCTTTGGCTACACATACAACGGCTTGCGCCTCGGGGCCGTGGTGGATCGCAATCGCGTCGACGATAAAGTGACCGGCAGCAGGCAGGATCGCATTGCCTTCGCGGTTCCGCTTAGCTACGCGACAGGCCCGCATCTGTTCTCCCTGACATACGGACAGGCGCTGCCGGTGCACCAGAACGGCAGCACCTTGGCCGAAACCGGCGCGCGCATGTTGTCGGTCAGCTATCAATACACCCTGAGCAAGCGCACCTGGCTGGATGTGACAGCGGTTGAGCTGCGCAACCAGAGCAATGGCCGTTACAACTTCTGGCTGGGCGGGCTCAACGGCTCGTCTCCCTTGCCCTTGCAGGACGCCGGCGCACGGGTGCGCATGTACTACGCCGGTATCAAGCACCAATTCTGA
- a CDS encoding LIC_13387 family protein has product MGAILISVSASIMLALGAVHLAYTFASRKLHPKEQDAAAKMQASSPVISGRTTMWNAWIGFNASHSFGAILFGLFYLYLAQAAPGLLRASLFLQLLGASALAAYAAVAQRYWFRTPLLGILLAFSLYLAGAIALAS; this is encoded by the coding sequence TTGGGAGCAATACTGATCTCTGTCAGTGCCTCGATCATGCTGGCGCTCGGCGCCGTGCACCTGGCATACACCTTCGCCTCACGTAAACTCCACCCCAAAGAACAGGACGCGGCCGCAAAGATGCAGGCTTCCTCTCCGGTCATCTCCGGCCGGACAACCATGTGGAATGCATGGATCGGATTCAACGCCAGCCATAGCTTCGGCGCGATCCTGTTCGGATTGTTCTACCTGTACCTGGCGCAGGCTGCTCCCGGGCTACTGAGGGCATCCCTGTTTCTCCAGCTGCTCGGCGCATCGGCCTTGGCGGCCTATGCCGCCGTCGCCCAGCGCTACTGGTTCCGTACGCCACTGCTCGGCATACTGCTCGCCTTTTCCCTGTATCTCGCTGGCGCGATTGCGCTGGCGTCATAA
- a CDS encoding enoyl-CoA hydratase-related protein, whose protein sequence is MHITLNRPEKKNALTRQMYIAIAEHLKHAANSAEIAAVLVTGAGTSFSAGNDLADFIDAPEDLATSPAFAFLDAISTFPKPLLAAAQGHVIGVGMTFLLHCDLVLAAPSIRASVPFVQLGLCPEAASSYLLPAALGHQRAMASFLLGESMSATQLAEAGLVYKVVDDDALLATAKALAARLASLPLQAAMATKKLVKSHAAPAVKAALAAEAKEFQRLMKSADAQDRFRAFQQRARTA, encoded by the coding sequence ATGCACATCACCTTGAATCGCCCGGAAAAGAAGAATGCGCTGACAAGGCAGATGTACATCGCCATCGCAGAGCATCTGAAGCACGCGGCAAACAGCGCGGAGATAGCCGCGGTGCTGGTGACCGGCGCCGGCACCTCGTTCTCTGCCGGCAATGACCTCGCCGACTTTATCGACGCGCCGGAAGACCTGGCCACCTCACCCGCATTTGCCTTCCTGGACGCGATCAGCACATTTCCGAAGCCATTGCTGGCCGCGGCGCAGGGACATGTGATTGGCGTTGGCATGACCTTCCTGCTGCATTGCGACCTTGTGCTGGCGGCGCCGTCGATCCGGGCAAGCGTGCCTTTTGTGCAGCTTGGTCTCTGCCCCGAAGCCGCCTCCAGCTATTTGCTGCCAGCAGCGCTGGGGCACCAGCGCGCGATGGCGAGCTTTCTGCTTGGTGAAAGCATGTCCGCTACGCAGCTGGCCGAAGCCGGTCTGGTTTACAAGGTGGTGGATGACGACGCCTTGCTCGCAACCGCGAAGGCATTGGCCGCCAGGCTGGCGTCGCTCCCGCTGCAAGCCGCCATGGCCACGAAGAAGCTCGTTAAAAGCCATGCCGCACCAGCTGTCAAGGCAGCCCTCGCCGCGGAAGCAAAGGAGTTCCAGCGCCTCATGAAAAGCGCGGACGCACAGGACAGATTCCGCGCTTTTCAACAACGCGCCCGCACGGCCTGA